In the Rhodospirillales bacterium RIFCSPLOWO2_02_FULL_58_16 genome, one interval contains:
- a CDS encoding MFS transporter: MARALALDLLDAVLVRSLPLEEAFENHPGTARLDARDRALARNLAATVIRRLGQIDALIDCCLGRPLPIKAQTARQIIRLGACQLLFMRVPSHAAVDTAVRLAEARGQGPYKKLVNAVLRRIDREGAALMEAQDAPRLNTPDWLWNSWTAAYGAETCRAIAEAHMREAPLDLSVKDNAEGWAEKLNAATLPTGGLRLAKSGLVTELPGFKEGAWWVQDAAASLPARLLGDVSGLNVIDLCAAPGGKTAQLAAAGAAVTAVERSAKRLVRLTENLERLGLKAQLIVADAAVWRPPHLADAALLDAPCSSTGTIRRHPDVARLKTIKDVEGLARAQDVLLAAAAEMVKPGGLLVYTTCSLEPAEGGRRIDALLASGAPVARVPINAADVGGISELISGDGDLRTLPCHLAEEGGMDGFYAARLRRL, encoded by the coding sequence ATGGCCCGCGCCTTGGCCCTCGATCTGCTGGACGCCGTGCTGGTTCGTAGCCTGCCGCTGGAGGAAGCCTTCGAGAATCATCCGGGGACCGCCCGGCTGGATGCCCGTGACCGCGCCCTGGCCCGCAATCTGGCGGCGACCGTCATCAGAAGGCTGGGGCAGATCGACGCTCTTATCGACTGCTGCCTGGGCCGCCCGTTGCCGATCAAGGCGCAAACGGCCCGTCAAATCATCAGGCTTGGGGCCTGTCAGTTGTTGTTCATGCGCGTCCCTTCCCACGCCGCCGTCGATACCGCCGTCAGGCTGGCCGAGGCTCGCGGGCAAGGGCCGTATAAAAAACTGGTGAACGCCGTGCTTCGGCGGATTGATCGGGAAGGGGCGGCGTTGATGGAAGCCCAGGACGCGCCGCGCCTCAACACTCCTGACTGGTTGTGGAACTCGTGGACCGCCGCCTACGGCGCCGAGACCTGCCGCGCCATCGCCGAGGCCCATATGAGGGAGGCGCCGCTTGATCTCAGCGTTAAGGACAACGCCGAAGGGTGGGCTGAAAAACTGAACGCCGCGACCCTGCCCACCGGCGGTCTGCGCCTCGCCAAAAGCGGGTTGGTGACGGAACTGCCCGGCTTCAAGGAAGGTGCGTGGTGGGTGCAGGACGCCGCCGCCTCGCTGCCGGCAAGGCTGCTCGGCGACGTAAGCGGACTGAACGTCATCGACCTTTGCGCCGCCCCCGGCGGCAAGACGGCGCAATTGGCCGCCGCCGGCGCCGCCGTTACCGCCGTCGAACGCTCGGCCAAGCGTCTCGTGCGGTTGACGGAAAACCTTGAGCGTCTCGGCCTCAAGGCGCAACTGATCGTCGCCGACGCCGCCGTCTGGCGACCGCCCCATTTAGCCGATGCGGCGCTGTTGGATGCGCCGTGCAGTTCCACAGGCACCATCCGCCGCCATCCCGACGTGGCGCGGCTGAAAACAATCAAGGATGTCGAAGGATTGGCCAGGGCGCAGGACGTCCTGCTGGCGGCGGCGGCAGAAATGGTAAAACCCGGCGGGTTGCTGGTTTACACTACATGCTCGCTTGAACCGGCGGAGGGGGGGCGGCGGATCGACGCCCTGCTCGCCTCCGGGGCGCCTGTGGCGCGGGTTCCGATAAATGCCGCTGACGTGGGCGGCATCAGCGAACTGATCAGCGGCGACGGTGATTTGCGCACCCTGCCCTGCCATCTGGCCGAAGAAGGCGGCATGGACGGATTCTACGCCGCCCGGCTGAGAAGGCTGTAG
- a CDS encoding nuclease (SNase), producing the protein MLVFVLLLSGGAGAETLTSGGAARVTEIIDGDTITLDDGRQVRLVGIQAPKLPLGRRDFKTWPLADEAKHALEKMISGRVVELRHGGEKIDRHGRTLAHLFLENGVWAQGEMLKAGMARVYTFPDNREMAASMYAIEHMARQDRRGIWDHPFYAVRTPEEASERLGTFQVVEGVVMDAVKVKGVVYLNFGADWRKDFTVMIPSGATRMFLKDGIDPLSFKGKKIRARGWLKERNGPMIEASHPEQLE; encoded by the coding sequence TTGCTGGTTTTCGTCCTGCTTTTGAGCGGCGGCGCCGGCGCGGAAACCTTGACTTCCGGCGGTGCGGCGCGGGTGACGGAGATCATCGACGGCGATACGATAACATTGGATGACGGTCGTCAGGTCAGGCTTGTCGGCATACAGGCGCCGAAGCTTCCCCTCGGTCGCCGTGATTTCAAGACCTGGCCTCTGGCCGATGAAGCGAAACATGCCCTGGAAAAGATGATTTCGGGCCGCGTCGTCGAGTTGCGCCATGGCGGCGAGAAGATTGATCGCCACGGACGGACGCTGGCCCACTTGTTTCTGGAAAACGGGGTCTGGGCGCAGGGCGAGATGCTCAAAGCGGGGATGGCCCGCGTTTATACCTTCCCCGACAATCGGGAAATGGCCGCGAGCATGTACGCGATAGAGCACATGGCGCGCCAAGACCGGCGCGGCATCTGGGATCATCCCTTTTATGCCGTCCGAACGCCGGAGGAAGCTTCCGAGCGTCTCGGCACTTTTCAGGTAGTGGAAGGGGTGGTCATGGATGCGGTCAAGGTAAAGGGCGTCGTCTACCTCAACTTCGGCGCCGACTGGCGCAAGGATTTTACGGTAATGATTCCGTCCGGGGCGACGCGGATGTTTCTCAAGGATGGAATCGATCCGCTGTCATTCAAGGGGAAGAAAATTCGCGCTCGCGGCTGGCTCAAAGAGCGCAACGGCCCGATGATCGAGGCCTCCCACCCTGAACAGTTGGAATAA